The following are from one region of the Cetobacterium somerae genome:
- the yiaY gene encoding L-threonine dehydrogenase, producing MSYAFFMPSISYMGEGCIKNLGNEIKSRGLKKSLIVTDKILVNIGLVKKLTNVLDENKIEYVIFDETKPNPTVTNVNDGLKMLKDNGCDFVISFGGGSPHDAAKGIALVAANGGDIKDYEGVDRSAHPQLPLMSINTTAGTASEMTRFCIITDEDRHVKMAIVDKNVTPIIAVNDPELMLDMPKSLTAATGMDALTHAIEAYVSTIATPVTDACAEKAIELISKNLRDAVFNGKDIKARDNMAYAEYLAGMAFNNASLGYVHAMAHQLGGFYDLPHGVCNAILLPHVVRYNAEVSKEKLRKVAILLGVNPHILNENNSADLAIKEIVKLSNDIGIPKGIKELGAKEEDFTILATNALKDACGFTNPKQATLEEIIEIYRSAM from the coding sequence ATGTCATATGCTTTTTTCATGCCATCAATTTCTTATATGGGAGAGGGATGTATTAAAAATCTAGGAAATGAAATTAAATCGAGAGGTTTAAAAAAGTCTTTAATAGTAACAGATAAAATATTAGTAAATATTGGTTTAGTTAAAAAATTAACAAATGTATTAGATGAGAATAAAATAGAGTATGTTATCTTTGATGAAACAAAACCAAATCCAACAGTGACAAATGTTAATGATGGATTAAAGATGTTAAAAGATAATGGATGTGATTTTGTAATATCTTTTGGTGGAGGGTCACCTCATGATGCAGCAAAAGGGATAGCTTTAGTAGCTGCTAATGGTGGAGATATAAAAGATTATGAAGGGGTAGACAGATCTGCACACCCTCAACTTCCTTTAATGTCAATAAACACAACTGCTGGAACAGCTTCGGAAATGACAAGATTTTGTATAATAACAGATGAAGATAGACATGTAAAAATGGCTATAGTAGATAAAAATGTAACTCCAATTATAGCAGTGAATGATCCAGAGTTAATGTTAGATATGCCAAAGAGTTTAACAGCAGCAACAGGTATGGATGCTTTAACACATGCAATAGAAGCTTATGTTTCAACAATTGCAACTCCAGTAACAGATGCATGTGCTGAAAAAGCTATTGAATTGATTTCTAAAAACTTAAGAGATGCAGTATTTAATGGAAAAGATATTAAAGCAAGAGATAATATGGCTTATGCAGAGTATTTAGCAGGAATGGCTTTTAACAATGCTTCTTTAGGATATGTTCATGCAATGGCTCACCAGTTAGGAGGATTCTATGATTTACCTCATGGTGTATGTAATGCAATTTTATTACCTCATGTAGTTAGATATAACGCTGAGGTGTCAAAAGAGAAATTAAGAAAAGTTGCAATATTGTTAGGAGTAAATCCTCATATTTTAAATGAAAATAATTCAGCTGATTTAGCAATAAAAGAGATTGTAAAATTATCAAATGATATTGGAATTCCAAAAGGAATAAAAGAGTTAGGAGCTAAAGAGGAAGACTTTACTATTTTAGCAACAAATGCTTTAAAAGATGCATGTGGATTTACAAATCCTAAGCAAGCTACTTTAGAGGAGATTATTGAGATATATAGAAGTGCAATGTAA
- a CDS encoding CehA/McbA family metallohydrolase: MIFKGSFNNNKKIEKLEYKFMVTNDINRISLNLNKGPFEHVIISLEDSEGRTRILTSFKTNKKKYYLTTHWESTSNCCIPGELPEGEWKLKLLKNYGVGDEFELEIKIENGNLIKKENMKKITLKETYLDTKEWYAGELHNHTNISDGRLSLIDIKKEIIKKEIDFIFPTEHNSVLTKYPDIDIPVIPSTELTLDNLGHFNLFGLKKLIDYYNHIDEDDTREISLAKIFKEVKKQGGYVSLNHPFHNTSRMFLGLFYNIDLKDLDFIEVINSPTREGNNPYYDRKALEALDMLWNDGHKIFAVGGSDNHGESLGDPLNYIRLDKYESKNILENMKKGRMYVSRIGEIKLRMENNGQIIYPGDEVKGEISIKILSSQTLIWRIIKNGKVINMVVGQEVNIFNELKEGEYLRIEGVSEKDEPMVVINPLYNSLKKPALEKWFQVKDKIWVE; this comes from the coding sequence ATGATATTTAAGGGAAGTTTTAATAATAATAAAAAAATTGAAAAATTAGAGTATAAATTTATGGTAACAAATGATATCAATAGAATATCTTTAAACTTAAATAAAGGGCCTTTTGAACACGTAATCATATCATTGGAAGATAGTGAAGGAAGAACTAGAATACTAACATCTTTTAAGACTAATAAGAAAAAATATTATTTAACAACACACTGGGAAAGTACTTCAAATTGTTGTATTCCAGGGGAGTTACCAGAAGGTGAATGGAAACTAAAACTATTAAAGAACTATGGTGTAGGTGATGAGTTTGAGCTAGAGATAAAAATTGAAAATGGAAATCTTATAAAAAAAGAAAATATGAAGAAGATAACTTTAAAAGAAACTTATTTGGATACTAAAGAGTGGTATGCAGGAGAACTCCATAATCATACAAATATATCTGATGGCAGGCTGTCTCTTATAGACATAAAAAAAGAAATAATAAAAAAAGAGATAGATTTTATATTTCCAACAGAGCATAACAGTGTTTTAACAAAATATCCAGATATAGATATCCCCGTTATACCTTCAACAGAGCTGACATTAGATAACTTAGGACACTTTAATCTTTTTGGTTTAAAAAAGTTAATAGATTATTATAATCACATAGATGAAGATGATACTAGAGAGATATCATTGGCAAAAATATTTAAAGAGGTTAAAAAGCAAGGTGGGTATGTATCATTAAATCATCCCTTTCATAATACTTCAAGAATGTTTTTAGGATTGTTTTATAATATTGATTTAAAAGATTTGGATTTTATAGAGGTAATAAACTCTCCAACAAGAGAAGGGAATAATCCATATTATGATAGAAAAGCATTAGAAGCATTGGATATGCTATGGAATGATGGACATAAAATATTTGCAGTAGGTGGAAGTGATAATCATGGAGAAAGTTTAGGAGATCCTTTAAATTATATAAGACTAGATAAGTATGAAAGTAAAAATATTTTAGAAAATATGAAGAAAGGAAGAATGTATGTTTCAAGAATTGGAGAGATAAAACTTAGAATGGAGAATAATGGACAAATTATCTATCCTGGAGATGAGGTCAAAGGTGAAATTAGTATAAAGATACTTTCTTCACAAACTTTAATTTGGAGAATTATTAAAAATGGAAAAGTTATAAATATGGTTGTAGGACAAGAGGTTAATATTTTTAATGAACTTAAAGAGGGAGAGTATCTAAGAATTGAGGGTGTATCAGAAAAAGATGAACCCATGGTAGTTATAAATCCACTATATAATAGTTTGAAAAAACCAGCTTTAGAAAAGTGGTTTCAAGTAAAAGATAAAATATGGGTAGAGTGA
- a CDS encoding lytic transglycosylase domain-containing protein → MKLIFKFVALFFILTICVFSQENNSSDKIKDYVKKNTTTEKTATNIYKSIIENSEKHDVEPELIAAIIKVESDFKHSTISTAGARGLMQLMPKTAKLMKVNPNDMNANIKGGTKYIAWCLEQQNNNLKLALASYNAGIGNVKKYNGIPPFKETQNYVKKVMKEYNYLKA, encoded by the coding sequence TTGAAGTTAATATTTAAATTTGTTGCGCTATTTTTTATTTTAACAATCTGCGTTTTCTCTCAGGAAAACAACTCTTCAGATAAAATAAAAGATTACGTAAAGAAAAATACCACTACTGAGAAAACTGCTACTAATATATATAAAAGTATTATTGAGAATTCAGAAAAGCATGATGTTGAACCAGAATTAATTGCTGCTATAATAAAAGTTGAAAGTGACTTTAAACATAGTACTATTTCTACTGCTGGTGCAAGAGGATTAATGCAACTTATGCCTAAAACAGCAAAACTTATGAAAGTTAATCCTAATGACATGAATGCTAATATAAAAGGTGGAACAAAATATATTGCTTGGTGTTTAGAACAGCAAAATAATAATTTGAAATTAGCTCTAGCATCTTATAATGCTGGAATTGGAAATGTTAAAAAGTATAATGGTATTCCACCATTTAAAGAAACTCAAAACTATGTTAAAAAAGTAATGAAAGAATATAACTATTTAAAAGCATAG
- a CDS encoding KUP/HAK/KT family potassium transporter produces MFKNKDITIGSLFVALGIVYGDIGTSPLYVMQAILYTNNSIATRELVLGGVSLVFWTLTLQTTIKYVVLTLQADNNGEGGILALYALVKRYFKWLIVPAIIGVAAILADGILTPPISVSSAIEGLNLIVFLKEDITVMIVLIIILLLFSAQKFGTEKIGKIFGPIMFVWFSMIGFFGIVQLVQNPRILEGLNPYYAFKLLANGNVPYILGAVFLCTTGAEALYSDLGHCGRINIYYSWIFVKITLLLSYFGQGAYLLSREGHSFVNSPFFLIMPKWFIIPGVIIATLAAIIASQALISGSFTLISEAIKLNIFPKLAIRYPTKEKGQVYIGTVNKALCIGCVGIILIFKQSQNMQAAYGLSITITMLMTTLLLSQYIRFVKNQKKLWIVVLLVFGTIELSFLYANSFKILSGGYVTLLITAALAFVMYVWQYSFEIKKRYLKFVSLTDYKENFNILKNDSELPLYAGNVVYLTKSKLWNQVEPKVIYSIFNNDPKKADNYWFININVTDDPYTREYIFNKIEENRIFVIDFNLGFRVSQGINTMMFQVIRDLIKSGEVVFKPRNYMIDYENLKGIGNFKFIIIEEVLALENDFSTWDSFIISTQLFIKKFTVSPQKWYGIDTSVVDVEKVPILFSRGLPDETLKRIK; encoded by the coding sequence ATGTTTAAAAATAAGGATATAACAATAGGGTCTTTATTTGTGGCTCTTGGAATAGTTTACGGCGATATAGGAACCTCCCCTCTTTACGTTATGCAGGCTATTCTTTATACTAATAATAGTATCGCAACTAGAGAATTGGTCTTAGGTGGAGTTTCTCTAGTATTTTGGACACTGACGTTACAAACAACAATAAAGTATGTGGTGTTGACTTTACAAGCTGATAATAATGGAGAGGGAGGAATTCTTGCACTTTACGCACTTGTAAAGAGATATTTTAAGTGGCTTATAGTTCCGGCAATAATTGGAGTTGCAGCAATTTTAGCTGATGGAATATTGACTCCACCTATATCTGTAAGTTCAGCTATAGAGGGTTTGAATCTAATAGTTTTTCTAAAAGAGGATATAACTGTGATGATAGTGCTTATAATTATTTTATTACTATTTTCAGCTCAGAAATTTGGTACAGAAAAAATAGGGAAAATTTTTGGACCAATTATGTTTGTATGGTTTTCCATGATTGGATTTTTTGGAATAGTTCAATTGGTACAAAATCCGAGAATACTAGAGGGATTAAATCCATACTATGCTTTTAAATTATTAGCCAATGGAAACGTTCCATATATATTAGGGGCAGTATTTCTTTGTACAACAGGAGCAGAAGCACTGTACTCAGACCTTGGACACTGTGGGAGAATAAATATATATTATAGTTGGATTTTTGTAAAAATAACGCTACTTTTAAGTTATTTTGGTCAAGGAGCATACCTTCTTTCAAGGGAGGGGCATTCTTTTGTAAATAGTCCATTTTTCTTAATAATGCCCAAATGGTTTATAATACCGGGAGTTATAATAGCAACACTAGCAGCTATTATAGCCAGTCAAGCTTTAATATCAGGGTCATTTACTTTAATATCTGAAGCTATAAAGTTAAATATTTTTCCTAAGTTAGCTATAAGATATCCAACAAAAGAGAAGGGACAAGTATATATAGGAACTGTAAATAAAGCTCTTTGTATTGGGTGTGTAGGAATAATTTTAATTTTTAAGCAATCACAGAATATGCAAGCTGCATATGGACTTTCTATTACAATAACAATGCTTATGACAACTTTACTTTTATCTCAGTATATAAGATTTGTAAAAAATCAAAAAAAACTTTGGATTGTTGTTTTACTAGTTTTCGGAACTATTGAATTATCATTTTTATATGCAAATAGTTTTAAAATATTAAGTGGTGGATATGTAACTTTATTAATTACTGCTGCTTTAGCATTTGTAATGTATGTTTGGCAATATAGTTTTGAAATTAAGAAAAGATATCTTAAATTTGTAAGTTTAACTGATTATAAAGAAAATTTTAATATATTAAAAAACGATAGTGAATTACCACTTTATGCAGGAAATGTAGTTTATCTAACTAAATCTAAATTATGGAATCAAGTGGAACCAAAAGTTATATATTCAATATTTAATAATGATCCAAAGAAAGCTGATAACTATTGGTTTATAAATATAAATGTAACTGATGATCCATATACGAGGGAATATATTTTTAACAAAATAGAAGAGAATAGAATATTTGTAATAGATTTTAATTTAGGGTTTAGAGTATCTCAAGGAATAAATACAATGATGTTTCAAGTGATTCGTGATTTAATAAAATCAGGAGAGGTTGTATTTAAACCTAGAAATTATATGATAGACTATGAGAATTTGAAGGGAATAGGAAACTTTAAATTTATAATAATTGAAGAAGTGCTGGCTTTAGAAAATGATTTCTCAACATGGGACAGTTTTATAATTTCAACACAACTATTTATAAAGAAATTTACTGTTTCTCCTCAAAAATGGTATGGAATAGACACCAGTGTAGTTGATGTTGAAAAAGTTCCAATTCTATTTAGTAGAGGTTTACCTGATGAAACTTTAAAAAGAATAAAGTAA
- a CDS encoding peptide ABC transporter substrate-binding protein → MFGRLNGKSLAIASAVLFLVACGGKDEEKKAQASVESKKNSISYNLGTDPRTIDPQLNTAVDGSIVSSNIFEGLFMEGDDGKLVPAAAESVEVSPDGKVYTFKLKENGKWSDGKPVKAQDFVYSWKRGLTPDTGMEYAYMLFYLKNGEKFYNGEVTEEEIGVKAIDDKTLEVTLENATPYFLSLTSLPSYFPLREDVVKDNPAWAIDAKTYIGNGPFKIKSWNPKESILLVPNENYWGKNDVKLDELRFDIIVDDKTYLNAFKAGEVDIIDAPPASEIPSLLASGEGKIYPYLGTYFYVVNVSGNNSNPEVVKFLGNPKVRKALALGLNKKLIVEEVTKGGQLPARSFVSEGIVATDGKNFTENSAYLPGEGDVELAKKLMAEAGYTTPESIPKLTFTFNTGDGHAMVAQAVQDMWKKNLGVDVDLKNEEWAVFQTTRNNKNYDIARHGWIADYNDPMNFLDLWVTGGGNNVSGYSNPEYDNLIKEAQKENDPEKRTALLHKAENILMDDMPIIPLYYYTSVVVANPKVKGWVKSPLGGYHFKKAYVEN, encoded by the coding sequence ATGTTCGGGAGATTAAATGGAAAGAGTTTAGCAATAGCATCAGCGGTTTTATTTTTAGTTGCATGTGGTGGGAAAGATGAAGAGAAAAAAGCACAAGCTTCAGTAGAAAGTAAGAAAAATTCAATATCTTATAATTTAGGAACTGATCCAAGAACAATAGATCCACAACTAAATACAGCAGTAGATGGTTCAATTGTTTCATCTAACATATTCGAAGGGCTTTTCATGGAAGGGGATGATGGGAAGTTAGTTCCAGCAGCAGCGGAAAGTGTTGAAGTATCTCCTGATGGTAAGGTATATACTTTCAAACTGAAAGAGAATGGAAAATGGTCTGATGGAAAACCAGTAAAGGCACAGGATTTTGTTTACTCTTGGAAAAGAGGATTAACACCAGACACAGGAATGGAATACGCTTACATGTTATTTTATTTAAAAAATGGTGAAAAATTTTATAATGGAGAGGTTACAGAAGAGGAGATTGGAGTAAAAGCAATAGATGATAAAACTTTAGAGGTAACTTTAGAGAATGCTACGCCATATTTTTTATCTTTAACATCTCTACCATCATACTTTCCACTTAGAGAGGATGTTGTAAAAGATAATCCAGCATGGGCAATAGACGCTAAAACTTATATAGGAAATGGACCATTTAAAATTAAATCATGGAATCCTAAAGAAAGTATATTATTAGTTCCAAATGAAAATTATTGGGGAAAAAATGATGTTAAATTGGACGAATTAAGATTTGATATAATTGTGGATGATAAAACTTATTTGAATGCTTTTAAAGCGGGAGAAGTTGATATTATAGATGCACCACCAGCTAGTGAGATACCATCTCTTTTAGCTAGCGGAGAGGGAAAAATATATCCATATTTAGGAACATATTTTTATGTTGTAAATGTATCTGGAAATAATAGTAATCCAGAAGTAGTAAAGTTTTTAGGAAATCCAAAAGTGAGAAAAGCACTAGCATTAGGTTTAAATAAAAAACTTATTGTTGAAGAGGTTACAAAAGGTGGACAACTTCCAGCTAGAAGTTTTGTTTCAGAGGGGATAGTTGCTACAGATGGAAAAAACTTTACAGAGAATAGTGCATATTTACCTGGAGAGGGAGATGTTGAATTAGCTAAGAAGTTGATGGCAGAAGCTGGATATACAACACCAGAATCGATTCCTAAATTAACATTTACATTTAATACTGGAGATGGACATGCAATGGTGGCTCAAGCAGTTCAAGATATGTGGAAGAAAAATCTAGGTGTAGATGTAGATTTAAAAAATGAAGAGTGGGCAGTATTCCAAACAACTAGAAATAATAAAAATTATGATATTGCAAGACATGGTTGGATAGCTGATTATAACGATCCGATGAACTTCTTAGACCTTTGGGTAACTGGAGGAGGAAACAATGTTTCAGGATACTCTAATCCAGAGTATGATAATTTAATTAAGGAAGCTCAGAAGGAGAATGACCCAGAAAAGAGAACAGCACTACTTCATAAAGCTGAAAATATTCTAATGGATGATATGCCAATAATTCCACTTTATTATTATACAAGTGTTGTTGTTGCCAATCCAAAAGTAAAAGGATGGGTAAAATCACCTTTAGGAGGATATCATTTTAAAAAGGCTTATGTAGAAAATTAA
- a CDS encoding ABC transporter ATP-binding protein, translated as MGENLLEIKGLCKHFNLKKSIFEKNKKVLHAVDDVTLEIKKGETLGLVGESGCGKTTLGRTVVRLYEPTSGEIVYDNKNITNLNFQEMKSFRRKIQMIFQDPYASLNPRQTIGDIIKEPMEIHNLYEEKNRDKKVLEILELVGLNSSHMSRYPHEFSGGQRQRVGIARALACDPEFIVCDEPISALDVSIQAQIINTLEDLQKKLGLTYLFIAHDLSMVKHISDRVGIMYLGKLVELSTSDEIYNNPLHPYTEALLSAIPIPDPDISSKKERIILEGDIPTPINPKGGCRFKSRCPKAFEKCEEIEPKLVEVRENHKVACHLYTNI; from the coding sequence ATGGGAGAAAATTTACTTGAAATAAAAGGCCTTTGTAAACATTTTAACTTAAAGAAAAGTATATTTGAAAAAAATAAAAAAGTTTTACATGCAGTTGATGATGTGACACTAGAGATAAAAAAAGGAGAAACACTTGGATTAGTAGGGGAATCTGGATGTGGAAAGACAACTTTAGGTAGGACAGTTGTAAGGTTATATGAACCTACTTCTGGTGAGATAGTATATGATAATAAAAATATAACTAACTTAAATTTTCAAGAGATGAAAAGTTTTAGAAGAAAGATTCAAATGATATTTCAAGATCCATATGCCTCTTTAAATCCGAGACAAACTATTGGAGATATAATAAAAGAACCAATGGAGATTCATAATTTATATGAAGAGAAAAATAGAGATAAAAAAGTTTTAGAGATACTAGAATTAGTGGGGCTAAACTCTTCACATATGAGTAGATATCCTCACGAGTTTTCAGGAGGACAAAGACAAAGAGTTGGAATAGCTAGAGCACTAGCTTGTGATCCGGAATTTATAGTTTGTGATGAACCAATATCAGCTTTAGATGTTTCAATTCAAGCTCAAATAATAAATACTTTAGAAGACTTACAAAAGAAATTAGGATTAACTTATCTTTTTATAGCTCATGATCTATCTATGGTAAAACATATTTCTGATAGAGTTGGAATAATGTATTTAGGAAAGTTAGTTGAGCTTTCAACAAGTGATGAAATTTATAATAATCCATTACATCCTTATACTGAAGCACTATTATCAGCTATACCAATACCAGATCCAGATATATCATCAAAAAAAGAAAGAATAATTTTAGAGGGAGATATACCAACTCCAATAAATCCAAAGGGTGGTTGCAGATTTAAAAGTAGATGCCCAAAAGCATTTGAAAAATGTGAAGAGATAGAACCTAAATTAGTAGAGGTTAGAGAGAATCACAAAGTTGCATGTCATTTATATACTAATATCTAA
- a CDS encoding ABC transporter ATP-binding protein, producing MEKLLEVKNLRTSFDTHHGEVQSVRGVTFDLLKGEVLGVVGESGSGKSITMMSIMKLLEENGKIKEGEIVFKGQRIDNINEKQMNKIRGNTMSMIFQDPMTSLNLLIPIGKQIMETLIVHKGMSNSEAFEKAVELLDAVGIPMGRARMNQYPHEFSGGMRQRVMIAMALACSPELLIADEPTTALDVTIQAQILDLMRKIKQTINTSIILITHDLGVVAEMCDRVNVMYGGVIVEQGLTRDIFYNTKHPYTAGLLKSVPNPERLGKEPLKPIMGTPPDLLNPPKGCPFYQRCDFAMRACKENMPPLFKIDENHKSACWLNHKDAPKVSIR from the coding sequence ATGGAAAAATTATTAGAAGTAAAAAATTTAAGAACATCTTTTGATACACATCATGGAGAGGTACAATCAGTTAGGGGAGTGACCTTTGATCTTTTAAAGGGAGAGGTTTTAGGAGTAGTAGGGGAGTCAGGAAGTGGAAAAAGTATTACTATGATGAGTATAATGAAACTTCTTGAAGAGAATGGAAAAATAAAAGAGGGCGAAATAGTTTTTAAGGGGCAAAGAATTGATAATATAAATGAGAAGCAGATGAATAAAATTAGAGGAAATACAATGTCAATGATATTTCAAGATCCTATGACATCGTTAAACCTTTTGATTCCTATAGGAAAGCAAATAATGGAAACACTTATTGTTCATAAAGGGATGAGCAATAGCGAGGCTTTTGAAAAAGCTGTGGAACTTTTAGATGCGGTGGGGATTCCTATGGGAAGAGCTAGAATGAATCAGTATCCACATGAGTTTTCAGGTGGAATGAGACAAAGAGTCATGATAGCAATGGCACTAGCTTGTAGTCCAGAGTTACTTATAGCAGATGAACCAACAACAGCATTAGATGTAACAATACAAGCGCAAATTTTAGATTTAATGAGAAAGATAAAACAAACAATAAATACATCGATAATTTTGATAACTCATGATTTAGGTGTGGTAGCAGAGATGTGTGATCGTGTAAATGTTATGTATGGTGGAGTAATTGTAGAGCAAGGTTTGACAAGGGATATATTTTATAATACAAAACATCCATATACAGCAGGGCTTTTAAAAAGTGTACCAAATCCTGAAAGATTGGGAAAAGAGCCACTTAAACCAATAATGGGAACACCACCAGATCTTTTAAATCCTCCAAAAGGGTGTCCATTTTATCAGAGATGTGATTTTGCAATGAGAGCATGTAAGGAGAATATGCCACCACTTTTTAAAATTGATGAGAATCACAAATCAGCTTGTTGGTTAAATCATAAGGATGCACCTAAAGTAAGTATAAGGTAA
- a CDS encoding ABC transporter permease, with protein sequence MAYKNIEVDFANFREEIFSSKAVKYTNVENKEESSELDFTFASENEKVKEEITRKSFTFAEDAWRKLKQNKLSIVGLIFIILITTLAVVVPIFSKYSIFETNLSMTNRFPSAAHWFGTDQLGRDIFVRVMYGARYSLAIAFIASFLNLIIGILYGGVSGYFGGRVDTFMMRVVDIIYSIPMTIYVILIMVTFEKGGFLNIVLALALSYWIGMARIVRGEILQLKQQEYILAARTLGASNRRILFKHLLPNSMSSIIVTLTLQIPSAIFTEAFLSFIGLGITPPAASWGTLANDALGGFRLYPYQLVFPTLAICLTILAFNLLGDGLRDALDPKVRG encoded by the coding sequence ATGGCTTACAAAAATATAGAAGTAGATTTTGCTAATTTTAGAGAAGAGATATTTTCTTCTAAAGCTGTAAAATATACCAATGTGGAAAATAAAGAGGAAAGTTCAGAATTAGATTTTACATTTGCTAGTGAAAATGAAAAAGTGAAAGAAGAAATAACTAGAAAAAGTTTTACTTTCGCTGAAGATGCTTGGAGAAAATTAAAACAAAATAAACTTTCAATAGTAGGATTAATATTTATTATACTGATAACAACTCTGGCTGTGGTAGTTCCAATTTTTTCAAAATATAGTATCTTTGAAACTAACTTAAGCATGACAAATAGATTTCCAAGTGCAGCTCATTGGTTTGGAACTGACCAACTAGGAAGAGATATTTTTGTGAGAGTTATGTATGGAGCACGTTACTCTTTAGCAATTGCATTTATAGCCTCTTTTTTAAATCTAATAATTGGGATTTTATATGGAGGAGTATCAGGGTATTTTGGAGGAAGAGTTGATACCTTCATGATGAGAGTTGTAGATATCATCTACTCTATTCCAATGACAATATATGTAATCTTAATTATGGTTACTTTTGAAAAAGGTGGATTTTTAAATATAGTTTTAGCACTAGCACTATCATACTGGATTGGAATGGCAAGAATAGTGAGAGGTGAGATTTTACAATTAAAACAACAAGAGTATATTTTAGCTGCTAGAACACTTGGAGCTTCAAATAGAAGAATACTTTTCAAGCATCTTTTACCAAATAGTATGAGTTCGATAATAGTTACATTAACTTTACAAATACCATCAGCAATTTTTACAGAAGCATTTTTAAGTTTTATAGGTTTAGGAATTACTCCACCAGCAGCTTCTTGGGGAACGCTAGCAAATGATGCATTAGGTGGATTTAGATTATATCCATATCAATTAGTATTTCCAACTTTAGCGATATGTTTAACAATATTGGCATTTAATCTATTAGGGGATGGATTAAGAGATGCATTAGATCCTAAGGTAAGGGGGTAG
- a CDS encoding ABC transporter permease encodes MVLYILKRILTTIFTLFLVITLTFFLMRLMPGGPFDGEKNIPPKIKVKLEEKFGLDKPLGEQYIAYIKDLSKGDLGPSMKREGRTVNWIIGYSFPTSAKLGLVAVVLSLTIGISLGILAALNFNKWPDSVCMLLSTFGVTIPSFVIGVFLMYIFGVKLKLFPIVGLKSWQSYILPSVALSGYSIAFIARLTRSKLIEVMKSDYIRTARAKGLSRGRIIIRHALRNTLIPIVTYLGPLVAGILTGSFVIEKIFAIPGLGSEFVTTITNRDYTVILGVTIFYSAFLMICNLIVDLLYVVIDPRIKLDK; translated from the coding sequence ATGGTCCTATATATTTTAAAAAGAATTTTAACAACAATTTTTACACTTTTCTTAGTTATCACATTAACATTTTTTTTAATGAGACTCATGCCCGGAGGCCCTTTTGATGGGGAAAAGAATATACCTCCAAAAATCAAAGTAAAATTAGAAGAAAAATTTGGACTAGATAAACCTTTAGGTGAGCAATACATAGCTTATATAAAAGATTTATCAAAGGGAGATTTAGGACCTAGTATGAAAAGAGAGGGCCGAACAGTAAATTGGATAATAGGTTATTCATTTCCAACATCTGCAAAATTAGGTTTAGTCGCAGTGGTATTATCCCTAACTATTGGAATATCCTTAGGAATCTTAGCAGCACTGAATTTTAATAAATGGCCAGATTCTGTTTGCATGTTACTTTCCACATTTGGTGTAACTATTCCAAGTTTTGTAATAGGAGTTTTCTTAATGTATATTTTTGGAGTAAAACTAAAACTGTTTCCAATTGTTGGACTTAAAAGTTGGCAGTCCTATATTTTACCAAGTGTCGCTTTATCAGGTTATTCAATAGCTTTTATAGCAAGACTAACTAGGTCAAAGTTAATTGAGGTTATGAAATCAGATTATATAAGGACAGCAAGAGCAAAAGGGCTAAGCAGGGGAAGAATAATTATAAGACACGCTTTAAGAAACACTCTTATTCCAATAGTAACATATCTAGGACCATTAGTAGCAGGGATCTTAACTGGAAGTTTTGTTATTGAAAAAATATTTGCAATTCCAGGTTTAGGAAGTGAATTTGTAACAACGATAACAAATAGAGATTACACAGTTATTTTAGGAGTAACAATATTTTATAGTGCATTTTTAATGATTTGTAACCTTATTGTAGATCTACTTTATGTGGTTATTGATCCAAGAATTAAACTTGATAAATAG